In the genome of Gloeotrichia echinulata CP02, one region contains:
- a CDS encoding peptidylprolyl isomerase — translation MTNILKISPNDIIYQIKFSCQIAEIIEAIATRKIIADAAEEAGLKVDKAELQQAVDNLRLANNLIKVEHTWAWLQKHYLSLDEFKELATINLLSAKLANYLFADQIEPFFFEHQIDYTASVTYEVILDDEDLAWELFYALQENEINFQDIARQYIEEPERRRAGGYCGIQHRNDFKSEIAACVFAACPPQIIKPILTQKGVHLIWVEEIIKPQLNEQLRLKILQDLFFTWLKQQLEEVTIVVEFQQDHSFCK, via the coding sequence ATGACAAATATTTTGAAAATTTCGCCAAATGACATCATTTATCAAATCAAATTTTCCTGCCAAATTGCGGAGATAATTGAAGCAATCGCGACTCGGAAAATTATTGCTGATGCTGCTGAAGAAGCAGGATTAAAGGTAGATAAAGCAGAGCTTCAACAGGCTGTAGATAACCTGCGATTAGCTAATAATCTGATAAAGGTTGAACATACCTGGGCTTGGCTACAAAAACATTATCTCTCGTTAGATGAATTTAAAGAATTAGCTACAATTAACTTGCTTTCTGCAAAGTTAGCCAATTATCTATTTGCAGATCAAATCGAACCATTCTTTTTTGAACATCAAATTGATTATACTGCATCTGTTACTTATGAAGTGATTTTAGATGACGAAGATTTGGCTTGGGAACTTTTTTATGCTCTACAAGAAAACGAAATTAATTTCCAAGATATTGCCCGTCAATATATAGAAGAACCAGAAAGACGCCGCGCCGGTGGATATTGCGGAATCCAACACCGCAATGATTTTAAATCTGAGATTGCAGCTTGTGTTTTTGCTGCTTGTCCGCCACAAATTATTAAGCCTATTCTCACACAAAAAGGAGTGCATCTGATTTGGGTTGAGGAAATAATTAAACCTCAATTAAATGAGCAACTGCGCTTAAAAATTTTGCAAGATTTGTTTTTTACTTGGTTAAAGCAACAACTTGAGGAAGTTACAATTGTGGTAGAGTTTCAACAAGATCATTCCTTCTGCAAATAA